One genomic region from SAR92 clade bacterium H455 encodes:
- the secA gene encoding preprotein translocase subunit SecA, with protein MFATLFKKIFGSKNDREIRKLGKTVAQINQLEAALAALNDADLKAETLRLRGKLEAGSSLDELLPEAFALVRETSNRVMGMRHFDVQMIGGMALHQGRIAEMRTGEGKTLVATLAAYLNALPANGVHVITVNDYLARRDAQWMAPLYQALGLSVGVIQSYQGPDSPNSFIMDQGDETLRPSSRREAYAADITYGTNNEFGFDYLRDNMALRQEDKSQRGLSFAIVDEVDSILIDEARTPLVISGAAQDSSSLYRSVNALTLKLNAGTEEEPGDFIVDEKTRSVELSEEGFQKVEDILIGEGLLTADESLYQAANLGLLHHVHSALRAQNLFQRDIEYIVQDNQAILIDEHTGRTMPGRRLSEGLHQAIEAKEGLEIQQESQTLASTTFQNYFRLYEKLAGMTGTADTEAFEFQQIYGLEVMVIPTNVEVKRQDLNDLVFLTQEEKFEAVIEDIADITKKGAPVLVGTASVETSELLSQMLKKAGIKHNVLNAKQHEREANIIIEAGLPGAVTIATNMAGRGTDIVLGGNVEAQIKELDNPSEAKLEKLRAEWQERHKTVIEAGGLHIVATERHESRRIDNQLRGRSGRQGDPGVSRFYLSLEDPLMRLFASDRIKNMMRSMGMEHGESIEHSMVTNAIVKAQRKVEGRNFDIRKHLLEYDDVANDQRQVIYQQRNDLLEDGDISDVITAVREDVVTQSMNMFIPPQSLEEQWDIEGLEKSLHTDFALQLPISQWLEEDNRLDEETLRARVIELVQEDYQTRYADVGPQMREVERQIMLQVLDTQWKDHLANMDQLRQGIGLRAYAQKNPKQEYKRESFAMFEELLANIKYETIRFLSHIQVASDDDMRKLEAQRRKEQEGREYQHAQSANLAQEQGEEAAPAAQPVQRLGPKVGRNDPCPCGSEKKYKQCHGKIN; from the coding sequence ATGTTCGCAACTCTATTTAAGAAAATTTTCGGTTCCAAGAACGACCGGGAAATACGCAAGTTAGGCAAAACTGTAGCCCAGATCAATCAGCTAGAAGCCGCTTTAGCCGCTCTCAATGATGCGGATCTCAAGGCTGAAACCCTGCGCCTGAGGGGCAAGCTAGAAGCTGGCAGTAGCCTCGATGAACTCTTACCCGAAGCCTTTGCCCTGGTCCGCGAAACCTCTAATCGAGTCATGGGCATGCGCCACTTCGATGTGCAGATGATCGGTGGCATGGCTCTGCATCAGGGGCGTATCGCCGAAATGCGCACCGGTGAAGGTAAAACCTTGGTCGCCACATTGGCAGCCTACTTGAATGCGCTGCCAGCCAATGGCGTGCACGTGATCACAGTGAATGATTATCTCGCCCGTCGCGATGCCCAGTGGATGGCGCCGCTGTATCAGGCCCTGGGTCTTTCTGTTGGTGTGATTCAGTCCTATCAGGGACCAGACAGCCCGAACTCTTTTATTATGGATCAGGGTGACGAGACATTGCGCCCCAGCAGCCGTCGCGAAGCCTATGCCGCGGACATTACCTATGGCACCAACAATGAATTTGGTTTCGATTATCTGCGCGATAATATGGCCCTGCGTCAAGAGGATAAATCCCAGCGTGGCCTGAGCTTTGCCATAGTCGACGAAGTGGATTCGATCCTTATCGATGAAGCGCGCACGCCGCTGGTTATCTCTGGCGCCGCCCAAGACAGCTCGTCCCTCTATCGCAGTGTCAACGCCCTGACTCTGAAGCTCAATGCCGGCACTGAAGAAGAGCCGGGGGATTTTATTGTCGACGAAAAGACCCGTTCTGTAGAACTCTCGGAAGAGGGTTTTCAGAAGGTCGAAGATATCCTGATAGGTGAGGGCTTACTCACTGCTGACGAAAGCCTCTATCAGGCTGCTAATCTAGGCTTGTTGCACCATGTGCACTCGGCGCTGCGCGCGCAAAACCTGTTTCAGCGAGATATCGAATATATAGTCCAAGACAATCAAGCCATATTGATCGATGAGCACACCGGTCGCACCATGCCCGGTCGTCGTCTCTCTGAGGGTTTGCATCAAGCCATTGAAGCCAAAGAAGGACTGGAGATTCAGCAAGAGAGCCAGACATTGGCCTCTACCACCTTCCAGAATTATTTCCGCCTCTACGAAAAGCTCGCCGGCATGACCGGGACCGCCGACACCGAAGCCTTCGAATTCCAGCAGATCTACGGCCTGGAGGTAATGGTTATTCCCACCAATGTGGAAGTAAAGCGTCAAGATTTAAATGACCTGGTGTTTTTGACCCAGGAAGAAAAGTTCGAAGCAGTAATCGAAGATATTGCCGACATCACCAAGAAAGGCGCGCCAGTACTGGTGGGCACCGCATCGGTTGAAACCTCCGAGTTACTCTCCCAGATGCTGAAAAAAGCTGGGATTAAGCACAATGTACTGAACGCCAAGCAGCATGAGCGTGAAGCCAATATTATTATCGAAGCCGGACTTCCCGGTGCGGTCACCATCGCCACCAACATGGCCGGTCGCGGTACGGATATCGTCTTGGGTGGCAATGTCGAAGCCCAGATCAAAGAGCTCGACAACCCCAGCGAAGCTAAACTGGAAAAGCTCAGAGCCGAGTGGCAAGAGCGCCACAAAACGGTTATCGAAGCCGGCGGCCTGCACATAGTGGCCACCGAACGCCATGAGTCACGTCGTATCGACAACCAGCTTCGCGGCCGCTCCGGTCGTCAGGGTGATCCGGGTGTATCCCGTTTCTATCTATCCCTAGAAGATCCATTGATGCGCCTGTTTGCCTCCGACCGAATCAAAAATATGATGCGCTCAATGGGCATGGAGCACGGTGAATCTATAGAGCACAGCATGGTCACCAATGCCATTGTCAAAGCGCAGCGCAAAGTCGAAGGGCGCAACTTCGATATCCGTAAGCACCTGCTGGAATACGACGATGTGGCCAATGACCAGCGTCAGGTGATCTATCAGCAGCGCAACGACCTGCTTGAAGATGGCGATATCTCCGACGTGATTACCGCGGTTCGCGAAGACGTGGTAACCCAGTCTATGAATATGTTTATTCCCCCCCAGAGCCTTGAAGAGCAATGGGATATCGAAGGCCTGGAAAAATCCCTGCACACGGATTTCGCCTTGCAGTTACCCATCAGCCAGTGGCTCGAAGAAGACAATCGTCTCGACGAAGAGACTCTCCGCGCCCGCGTAATTGAGTTAGTGCAAGAGGATTATCAGACCCGCTACGCCGATGTTGGCCCGCAGATGCGTGAAGTGGAGCGTCAGATTATGCTCCAGGTGCTCGACACCCAGTGGAAAGATCATCTCGCCAATATGGACCAGCTGCGTCAGGGTATTGGTCTCCGCGCCTACGCACAGAAAAATCCTAAGCAGGAATACAAGCGTGAATCCTTCGCCATGTTCGAAGAACTGCTGGCCAATATAAAATACGAAACCATTCGTTTCCTCAGCCATATTCAAGTGGCCAGCGATGATGATATGCGCAAGCTCGAAGCTCAGCGCCGCAAAGAGCAGGAAGGCCGTGAGTACCAGCACGCACAGTCAGCAAATCTCGCTCAGGAACAGGGTGAAGAGGCGGCTCCAGCAGCACAGCCAGTGCAACGCCTCGGACCCAAGGTAGGGCGCAATGATCCCTGTCCCTGTGGTTCCGAGAAAAAGTACAAGCAGTGTCACGGCAAAATTAACTAA
- the mutT gene encoding 8-oxo-dGTP diphosphatase MutT, which yields MKRVHVVAAIIVGPDQQIFISRRGEHLHQGGLWEFPGGKVEVGESPDAALARELFEEIDIHVTHAQPYMQVEHDYVDKKVLLDIWQVDAFSGHAQSKEGQQCRWLSLEQLLAPAAANDLCFPAGNQPILQRLAEQGLKTLKL from the coding sequence GTGAAGCGCGTTCATGTAGTGGCCGCGATTATCGTCGGTCCGGATCAGCAGATATTTATCTCACGACGTGGGGAGCATCTCCATCAGGGCGGACTCTGGGAATTTCCCGGGGGCAAAGTTGAAGTGGGTGAAAGCCCCGACGCCGCACTGGCTCGAGAGCTATTTGAAGAGATTGATATCCATGTCACCCATGCCCAACCCTATATGCAGGTGGAGCATGACTATGTGGATAAAAAAGTCTTGTTGGATATCTGGCAAGTAGATGCTTTTTCTGGGCATGCCCAGAGCAAAGAAGGGCAGCAATGTCGCTGGTTGAGTTTGGAACAGTTGCTGGCGCCAGCAGCAGCTAATGACTTGTGTTTCCCGGCGGGTAATCAGCCAATTCTTCAGCGCCTTGCTGAGCAGGGTCTTAAAACCCTAAAGCTCTAA
- a CDS encoding type II secretion system F family protein, with translation MATTAEHQLFIYRGKNRKGEKVQGEVSADSLMAVKGQLRKQGIISTSIKKKPKPLFSKAKKIVPGDIALFTRQLATMMKAGVPLVQSFDIVADGFDNPTMRALIHQIRDDVAAGGSFSNALRRSPRYFDDLFCSLVDSGETAGALETMLDRVATYKEKTEQLKAKIKKALTYPIAVLVVALVVTGILLIKVVPVFAETFSSFGADLPAFTLFVLGLSETMQEYWLIILVALGLGLYAFKEARFRSKKFAYEVDRYSLKLPIIGDIIYNSVVARFARTLATTFAAGVPIVDALESVAGAAGNALYHDAILHVRDDVTTGVQLQTAIKATHMFPILLQQMTAIGEESGALDEMLEKAALHYEELVDNSVDNLTSLLEPLIMSVLGVLVGGLMIAMYLPIFQLGNVV, from the coding sequence ATGGCGACGACTGCCGAACACCAGCTGTTTATCTATCGCGGTAAAAACCGCAAAGGCGAGAAAGTTCAGGGGGAGGTTTCCGCTGACAGCTTAATGGCCGTAAAAGGTCAGCTGCGCAAGCAGGGGATTATCTCTACCTCGATCAAGAAAAAACCCAAACCCTTATTTAGCAAAGCCAAGAAAATTGTGCCCGGGGATATAGCGCTATTTACCCGACAGCTGGCCACTATGATGAAAGCCGGTGTGCCTCTGGTGCAGTCCTTTGATATTGTCGCCGATGGCTTTGACAACCCCACTATGCGGGCACTGATCCATCAGATCCGCGACGATGTGGCTGCTGGCGGCAGTTTTTCCAATGCATTGCGTCGCAGCCCGCGCTATTTTGACGATCTATTTTGCAGCCTGGTGGACTCCGGCGAGACCGCCGGTGCTCTGGAGACTATGCTCGATCGAGTCGCCACTTATAAAGAGAAGACTGAACAGTTAAAAGCCAAAATTAAGAAAGCCCTTACCTACCCTATAGCCGTACTGGTGGTAGCCCTGGTGGTGACCGGGATTTTGCTTATCAAAGTGGTGCCTGTATTTGCTGAGACCTTTAGTAGCTTTGGCGCCGACCTGCCGGCCTTCACACTGTTTGTCTTGGGTCTGTCGGAGACGATGCAGGAGTACTGGCTGATTATATTGGTAGCCCTTGGCCTGGGGCTCTATGCCTTTAAAGAGGCGCGCTTTCGCTCAAAGAAGTTTGCCTATGAGGTGGACCGCTATTCTTTAAAGCTGCCAATTATTGGCGATATTATCTACAACTCTGTGGTGGCGCGTTTCGCCCGCACCCTGGCCACCACCTTTGCCGCTGGTGTTCCCATAGTCGATGCCCTTGAATCCGTGGCTGGTGCCGCGGGCAACGCCCTTTATCACGATGCGATTTTACATGTTCGGGATGATGTCACCACCGGCGTGCAGCTGCAGACGGCGATCAAGGCGACCCATATGTTTCCCATTCTGCTGCAACAGATGACGGCTATAGGTGAGGAATCTGGGGCACTGGACGAGATGCTAGAGAAGGCGGCACTGCATTATGAAGAACTGGTGGATAATTCGGTGGATAATCTCACTAGTCTGTTGGAGCCACTGATTATGTCGGTGTTAGGCGTGTTGGTTGGCGGCCTGATGATCGCTATGTATCTGCCGATATTCCAGCTGGGTAATGTGGTTTAA
- a CDS encoding A24 family peptidase, with protein MLLETGLSATALAIAAFPFGLIIGSFLNVVILRFPQQLKNSWRRESEDFLGLTGDSAAESTGHEEELSLSAPASRCPNCGVAIKPWHNIPVISYVFLRGKCKACSVPISIQYPLVELFSALATAFIVFQFGVSLVAAYCLMFTWVLIALTGIDFREQLLPDQITLPLMWLGLFANLNGTFVPLNEAVIGALAGYLSLWSVFWLFKLVTGKEGMGYGDFKLLAALGAWMGWQMLPLIIILSTFVGALVGVVGLLMSTRERQVPMAFGPFLAMAGWIALIWGDKILGWYFSVFGL; from the coding sequence ATGCTTTTAGAAACTGGTCTATCCGCCACGGCACTTGCCATCGCCGCCTTTCCCTTTGGTTTAATTATTGGCAGCTTTCTCAATGTGGTGATTCTGCGTTTTCCGCAACAGTTAAAAAACAGCTGGCGGCGTGAATCTGAGGATTTTCTTGGCCTGACCGGGGACTCGGCAGCAGAGTCGACAGGGCACGAAGAAGAGTTGTCACTGTCGGCACCGGCATCGCGCTGCCCCAACTGCGGTGTAGCGATCAAGCCCTGGCACAATATTCCGGTTATCAGCTACGTGTTTTTGCGCGGCAAGTGCAAGGCTTGTTCGGTTCCTATTTCAATCCAATATCCTCTGGTAGAGCTGTTTAGTGCGCTGGCCACGGCGTTTATTGTTTTCCAATTTGGTGTGTCGCTGGTGGCGGCCTACTGTCTGATGTTTACCTGGGTACTGATCGCCCTCACCGGAATTGATTTCCGCGAGCAGCTGCTGCCGGATCAAATAACCCTGCCTCTCATGTGGCTGGGGCTGTTTGCTAATCTCAATGGCACCTTTGTTCCTTTAAATGAGGCAGTGATTGGCGCTCTGGCAGGTTACCTTTCTCTGTGGTCGGTGTTTTGGCTGTTTAAGTTAGTCACTGGCAAAGAGGGTATGGGTTACGGTGACTTTAAGTTACTTGCGGCGCTGGGGGCTTGGATGGGCTGGCAGATGCTGCCGCTGATTATTATTTTATCCACCTTTGTCGGCGCTTTGGTGGGTGTTGTGGGCCTGCTGATGAGCACCAGAGAAAGGCAGGTTCCCATGGCTTTTGGGCCATTTTTAGCCATGGCAGGTTGGATTGCTTTAATCTGGGGTGATAAGATCCTCGGCTGGTATTTTAGTGTATTTGGCCTCTAG
- the coaE gene encoding dephospho-CoA kinase (Dephospho-CoA kinase (CoaE) performs the final step in coenzyme A biosynthesis.), with the protein MIIGLTGGIGSGKSTVAEAFRQLGIETVDADQASRAVVEPGMPALVAIGERFGSQIILGDGNLDRGALRQIIFSDPDQKLWLESLLHPLIRDWIVQRLEAATSPYVILESPLLFETDQHQLVNKTVLVDLPVALQIDRACARDDNQAEQIQRIIDAQMPREEKLSRADIVLDNAQPLESLADRVTAVHQTLLQLCKGSATLSKANSASQVKINE; encoded by the coding sequence CTGATTATCGGCTTAACCGGTGGTATCGGCAGTGGCAAAAGCACTGTGGCTGAGGCCTTTCGTCAGCTCGGGATTGAAACCGTGGACGCGGATCAGGCTTCTCGCGCGGTGGTTGAGCCGGGCATGCCGGCGCTGGTCGCAATCGGCGAACGCTTTGGCAGCCAGATTATCCTGGGGGACGGCAATTTGGATCGTGGAGCTCTGAGGCAAATTATCTTTAGCGACCCAGATCAGAAACTCTGGCTCGAGTCACTGCTGCATCCGCTAATTCGCGACTGGATTGTGCAGCGCTTAGAGGCCGCCACCAGTCCCTATGTGATTCTCGAATCACCGCTGCTTTTTGAAACCGATCAACATCAGCTGGTCAATAAGACTGTGCTGGTGGACTTGCCGGTGGCACTGCAAATAGACCGTGCCTGCGCGCGGGATGACAATCAAGCTGAACAAATTCAACGGATTATTGATGCTCAAATGCCCCGTGAGGAAAAGCTATCACGCGCAGATATAGTGTTGGATAATGCACAGCCTTTGGAGAGTCTGGCAGACCGCGTGACTGCAGTTCACCAGACTCTGTTACAACTTTGTAAGGGCTCTGCAACTCTCTCCAAAGCAAACTCGGCCAGTCAGGTAAAAATCAATGAGTAG
- a CDS encoding pilin, with the protein MKTNRKQSGFTLIELMIVVAIIGILAAVALPAYKDYSIKAKMSEVILAGSACRTAITEIAQTATTLPAAGAWGCESASATSQYVASIATNATGVVTITVQGIDAAVNGGAVLMTPYAAAADTAITAGSGVFRWVCNSADVDDLPIKYLPGSCRG; encoded by the coding sequence ATGAAAACGAATAGAAAACAAAGTGGTTTTACCCTAATCGAACTGATGATCGTTGTGGCGATTATTGGTATTTTGGCGGCAGTGGCATTGCCTGCTTATAAGGATTACTCAATCAAGGCGAAGATGTCGGAAGTGATTTTGGCTGGTTCTGCCTGTCGTACTGCTATTACAGAAATTGCTCAAACTGCTACCACGTTGCCGGCTGCTGGTGCTTGGGGATGTGAAAGTGCTTCAGCTACATCTCAATACGTGGCTTCTATAGCTACTAATGCGACTGGAGTTGTTACTATAACAGTTCAAGGTATAGATGCTGCAGTAAACGGAGGTGCTGTTCTTATGACTCCTTATGCTGCAGCTGCGGATACCGCTATTACTGCAGGTAGTGGAGTGTTTCGCTGGGTTTGTAATTCGGCAGATGTTGATGACTTGCCCATCAAGTATCTTCCCGGTTCATGCAGAGGTTAA
- a CDS encoding DNA gyrase inhibitor YacG — MSSVTKLNCPTCKTQVEWTDKFPFRPFCCQRCQQIDFGGWAQESFAIKGAALLDPEVMDSDQLAQELLNAGMIDPDLLDS; from the coding sequence ATGAGTAGCGTCACCAAATTAAATTGCCCAACCTGTAAAACCCAAGTTGAGTGGACAGATAAATTCCCCTTTCGTCCATTTTGCTGTCAGCGTTGCCAGCAGATTGATTTTGGTGGCTGGGCTCAGGAGAGTTTTGCCATTAAAGGCGCGGCCCTATTAGATCCAGAGGTTATGGATTCTGATCAATTGGCTCAGGAGTTGCTCAACGCGGGAATGATTGATCCGGATTTATTGGATTCTTAA
- the argJ gene encoding bifunctional glutamate N-acetyltransferase/amino-acid acetyltransferase ArgJ produces the protein MATGNKPFPQMHPIAGFKLGTTSAGIKTPGRSDLVVMELQPGSAVAGVFTQNAFCAAPVVVAKQHLSRAAPRYLVTNTGNANAGTGEQGMTDALASCAALAELQGVSVDQVLPFSTGVIGEPLPIEKLLAALPAAVAALDETTWADAAQGILTTDTRAKGASLQYQPNSASDELISITGITKGSGMIKPNMATMLGYVATDAKVDAELLQRALRLVANKSFNRITVDSDTSTNDAVILVATGASELVIDETNFEQFVAQLEIVFIELAQSIIRDGEGASKFVSVIVDGALDSAEALKVAYTVAESPLVKTALAASDANWGRILAAVGRAGVEKLDVSRVSVHLNDVLIVEAGGRAASYTEAAGEQAMAPEDITIQISLDRGAPDQSVTETVWTTDLTYEYVRINAEYRT, from the coding sequence ATGGCCACAGGTAATAAACCCTTTCCGCAAATGCACCCGATTGCCGGGTTCAAACTGGGCACCACCAGCGCCGGAATCAAAACTCCGGGACGCAGTGATCTGGTAGTGATGGAACTGCAGCCCGGCTCTGCCGTGGCCGGCGTATTCACTCAAAATGCCTTCTGCGCCGCACCTGTGGTAGTGGCCAAGCAGCATCTAAGCCGCGCCGCGCCACGCTATCTAGTGACCAACACAGGCAATGCCAATGCCGGCACTGGCGAGCAGGGCATGACCGATGCTCTGGCGAGCTGCGCAGCACTGGCTGAATTACAGGGAGTCTCTGTAGATCAAGTACTGCCGTTCTCTACCGGAGTGATTGGTGAGCCACTGCCTATAGAAAAACTCCTCGCAGCACTGCCCGCAGCAGTGGCAGCGTTAGATGAAACCACTTGGGCTGACGCCGCTCAAGGAATTTTGACCACCGACACCAGAGCCAAAGGTGCGAGCCTGCAATACCAGCCTAACAGCGCCTCTGATGAGTTGATTAGCATCACCGGTATCACTAAAGGCTCGGGCATGATTAAGCCCAATATGGCCACCATGCTCGGCTATGTGGCCACCGATGCCAAAGTGGATGCTGAATTACTTCAGCGTGCCCTGAGGCTGGTAGCAAATAAATCCTTTAACCGCATCACCGTGGACAGCGACACCTCCACCAACGACGCCGTGATCCTAGTGGCCACAGGTGCCAGCGAATTGGTAATAGATGAAACTAATTTCGAACAATTTGTCGCTCAACTAGAAATCGTCTTTATTGAATTGGCCCAGTCGATTATTCGTGACGGTGAAGGAGCCAGTAAATTTGTCTCAGTGATCGTCGACGGTGCACTGGATTCAGCTGAAGCACTCAAAGTCGCCTACACAGTAGCCGAATCACCACTGGTCAAAACCGCACTGGCAGCCTCAGATGCCAACTGGGGTCGCATACTCGCCGCCGTGGGTCGCGCCGGTGTTGAAAAGCTCGATGTTAGTCGCGTCTCAGTCCATCTTAACGATGTCTTAATTGTTGAAGCCGGAGGCCGCGCAGCCAGTTATACCGAAGCCGCAGGGGAACAGGCCATGGCCCCTGAAGATATTACTATTCAAATTTCTCTGGATCGCGGCGCGCCTGACCAGAGCGTAACAGAAACCGTCTGGACCACCGACCTCACCTATGAATATGTGCGCATCAATGCTGAATATCGTACTTAG
- the pilB gene encoding type IV-A pilus assembly ATPase PilB, producing MNMPQIALHGLPKRLVDDQLIAATVIEEASASAKMKKISLVQYLCDKQLLSSHQIGESASKEFGIPLYALDKHNPDYFPLDVVDSKLLKKHQAIPLMVRGQRLFLAIADPTNQRAISEIQFQTGVAVEPVLALYSDITEALEKWQESNSESDIGQALGTMDDVHLDDLDMEAVDENADSPEGAESNGDDDAPIVRFVNKMLLDAIRLGASDIHFEPYEKSYRVRFRVDGILQEMSRPPANLAPRLAARLKVMSRMDISERRVPQDGRVKLKLSKDKAIDFRVNTLPLQFGEKIVLRILDPSSAKMGIEALGYEDDQKQLYMDALARPQGMILVTGPTGSGKTVSLYTGLNILNTTERNISTAEDPIEINMEGINQTQINMRVGLSFAEALRSFLRQDPDVVMVGEIRDLETAEISIKAAQTGHLVLSTLHTNSAPETLTRLLNMGVPAFNVATSVNLIIAQRLGRKLCSRCRQPFDDIPDKVLSEEGFDDIGIPREQITVFKPVGCTLCTNGYKGRVGVYETLKITPTISRIIMQGGSSLDILDAAIKEGFRPLRSSALRKAALGLISIEEANRITKD from the coding sequence ATGAATATGCCCCAGATTGCATTGCATGGACTGCCCAAGCGCTTGGTAGATGATCAGCTTATTGCTGCAACGGTAATAGAAGAGGCCAGCGCCAGCGCCAAAATGAAAAAAATCTCTCTGGTGCAGTATCTCTGCGACAAACAGCTGCTCTCGTCACATCAGATTGGCGAGTCTGCTTCAAAAGAATTTGGTATTCCCCTCTACGCCCTCGACAAACACAACCCTGACTATTTCCCTCTCGATGTGGTGGACAGCAAGCTGCTGAAAAAGCATCAGGCAATCCCTCTGATGGTCCGGGGTCAGCGGCTGTTTTTGGCGATTGCCGATCCGACTAATCAGCGGGCCATTAGCGAGATTCAATTTCAGACCGGTGTAGCAGTGGAACCTGTACTGGCTCTCTACTCGGATATCACTGAAGCCTTGGAGAAATGGCAGGAAAGCAACAGTGAGAGTGATATAGGCCAGGCCCTGGGCACTATGGATGATGTGCATCTGGACGATCTGGATATGGAGGCGGTGGATGAAAACGCCGATTCTCCAGAGGGCGCTGAGAGTAATGGGGATGACGACGCGCCGATTGTGCGCTTTGTCAACAAGATGCTGCTCGATGCTATTCGCCTGGGGGCTTCGGATATCCACTTTGAACCCTACGAAAAATCCTATCGGGTGCGCTTTCGCGTCGACGGAATTTTGCAGGAGATGTCACGCCCACCGGCCAATTTGGCCCCGCGTCTGGCGGCACGTTTAAAGGTTATGTCGCGCATGGATATCTCCGAGCGCCGCGTGCCCCAGGATGGTCGGGTTAAATTAAAGCTCTCGAAGGACAAGGCCATTGATTTTCGAGTGAATACCTTGCCCCTGCAGTTTGGTGAAAAAATTGTGCTGCGTATCCTCGACCCCAGCAGTGCCAAGATGGGGATTGAGGCTCTGGGCTACGAGGACGATCAGAAGCAGCTCTATATGGATGCCCTGGCACGACCCCAGGGAATGATTCTGGTGACCGGGCCAACCGGTAGTGGCAAGACTGTGTCGCTTTATACCGGGCTCAATATACTCAACACCACGGAGCGCAATATCTCCACGGCTGAAGATCCTATTGAAATCAATATGGAGGGCATTAACCAAACCCAGATCAATATGCGTGTGGGGCTCTCTTTTGCCGAGGCGCTGCGCTCATTTTTACGTCAGGATCCGGATGTGGTGATGGTCGGTGAGATTCGCGATCTGGAGACCGCGGAGATCTCGATTAAGGCGGCCCAGACCGGTCACCTGGTGCTCTCGACACTGCACACTAACAGTGCCCCTGAGACCTTGACCAGATTACTCAATATGGGTGTGCCGGCGTTTAATGTGGCGACCTCGGTGAATTTGATTATCGCCCAGCGCCTCGGGCGCAAACTCTGCTCTCGCTGCCGCCAACCCTTTGATGATATTCCCGACAAGGTGCTCAGCGAAGAGGGCTTTGATGATATTGGCATTCCCCGAGAACAGATTACCGTTTTTAAGCCGGTGGGCTGCACTCTCTGCACCAATGGTTATAAAGGTCGCGTGGGGGTTTATGAAACATTGAAAATTACCCCGACCATTTCACGGATTATTATGCAAGGGGGCAGCTCGCTGGATATTCTCGACGCGGCGATCAAGGAAGGGTTTAGACCATTGCGCAGTTCCGCTTTACGCAAGGCGGCGCTTGGTCTAATTAGTATTGAAGAAGCTAATCGTATTACCAAGGACTAG
- the nadC gene encoding carboxylating nicotinate-nucleotide diphosphorylase: MANSKQAPMPTVSSDLLKAIAADIPHCVARALAEDIGSGDITAQLIPQQQRATAVVICRDPAVICGRPWVDEVFRQLDSAAAEQTDGSHQSTEVEWHINEGDSVSPNQKLFTLRGNTRVLLTGERAALNFLQTLSATATSARQYTDISLNSANGQIKILDTRKTLPGLRLAQKYAAAVGGCQNHRIGLYDAFLIKENHIAACGGIGKAIAKAREIAADKLVEVEVETLEELHQALAAKADVVMLDNFSAADIEALSSIDLGETRIEVSGDITEEKIKAYSHGAVDFISSGSITKHIRAVDLSMRLVD, encoded by the coding sequence ATGGCCAACAGCAAACAGGCTCCAATGCCAACAGTATCCAGCGACCTTCTCAAGGCAATTGCCGCCGACATTCCCCACTGTGTGGCCCGTGCCCTCGCGGAAGATATTGGCAGTGGCGATATTACCGCCCAGCTAATCCCGCAACAGCAGCGCGCCACAGCAGTGGTGATCTGCCGTGATCCGGCAGTGATCTGCGGACGCCCCTGGGTCGATGAGGTGTTTCGCCAGTTGGACAGCGCTGCGGCCGAGCAGACAGATGGAAGCCACCAAAGCACAGAGGTCGAATGGCATATTAATGAAGGCGACAGTGTCAGCCCCAACCAAAAGCTGTTTACCCTGCGCGGCAATACCAGAGTGTTGTTAACCGGCGAGCGCGCCGCACTGAATTTTTTGCAGACGCTCTCCGCCACCGCCACCAGCGCTCGCCAATACACCGATATCAGTTTAAACAGCGCCAACGGCCAAATTAAAATACTCGACACCCGCAAAACCCTTCCCGGCCTGCGTCTGGCACAAAAATATGCCGCAGCAGTGGGCGGCTGCCAAAATCATCGCATAGGTCTCTACGACGCTTTTCTGATCAAAGAAAACCATATAGCCGCCTGCGGCGGCATCGGCAAAGCCATAGCCAAAGCCCGTGAAATCGCCGCGGATAAGCTAGTGGAAGTTGAGGTGGAAACTCTGGAGGAACTGCATCAGGCACTGGCCGCCAAAGCAGATGTCGTGATGTTGGATAACTTCTCAGCGGCGGACATAGAGGCGCTGTCATCCATAGACTTGGGTGAAACTAGGATTGAAGTGTCAGGGGATATTACCGAAGAGAAAATTAAGGCTTACAGCCATGGGGCGGTGGACTTTATTTCATCTGGGAGTATTACCAAGCATATTCGCGCGGTGGATTTGTCGATGCGTTTGGTGGATTAG